TGTTTGATCTTCCGTTTCTGGCCGTGTTCCTGGACTTTGTTCCTGAGGTCTGTTTGGGTCGCTCCCGCCATCAGTACCGCTGTGTCTTGATGCTTACTTCGTCTTGCGATATATTCTGGATTTCAGGAATAGACAGAAAGCAGAAAGTCAATATAATCGCAACCAGTCCAAATCAATCTTCAATTGGCCATGTTCGGTCTCTTTGGTGGCCTGGGTGGGTTCCCGCCTTGACAGCTCCGTTCTCTCCGTTTGTCTAGGATTCCGCTAACCTCTACTCCGTAACTAATCACAGGCCTCCCTGTAGGTACCGATCCAGAAAGAGAACGCCCTCCTCCCTCCGTTCCGACTCCCCTCGACTTCCCCATCTACAACCTCCCCGACTCAACAGAAGAAGACGCCGAATCCGCCCTCAAAGACCTATACAACGCCCTAGTCTCCATAAAGCGACCCCAGGATATCACGTCGTCGAGGTTCCGGGCCTTCAACCTCAAAGTGGAGTGGGAGGTCCCTGCATCGCGCATTGTTCGACATGACACTACGAGCTCTGTCCCACCATTGCCTTGGGAGGACAACGCGTCTGGGGAGGGGGGTCAGGATGGTAAACCGGCACTTATGGGCAATGACAACCGGTATCCGGATAAAGAGCGGTTTGAGACGCTGAGGAATGAGTTGTTGGTTGAGAACGACGATGGGTTCCGGGAGGTTAGTCGGATGCCGCCTAGGGAGGGTCGTCAGAGGGTGAGGATCGCGCAGACGAGGAAGTTCTGGGCGGGATTTGAGCGAATGGCACTGTATTGGGACACCAGTTTGGATAATTACTTCGAACGCCCTTCTacgccaaagcagcagccgGAGGATAAGAGGGATAAGATGCAGATGGACAATGAGAACACACAAATATCAGAGAGAAATACGACAATGGACGTCGATCAGCCCGCACAAACAAATGGTAGCAACACCAATAACGATTCAGGATCTCGAACACCGGTCGCAAGGTACACTGGCCGCCGTGTTGGCGCCGGACACGAAATGCCCGAAGACGCCCGCGAGGAAACCGTCCGAGCCTTTGTCGAAATGGCTGCCTGGCCCTTTGGCTGCCAAGTCAGCATTCCCACACTCCCCCCACGACTAGCCATCAAGACACTACTCTTCCCAGTCCGAATGAGCTTCGAGGCAGGCCGCTCACCCAAGGACCGAACACAGGCCCGGAGCGGTGTCCTTGAGGGTCCGGTCTTTGTTGGCCAGTGCCGTGCCGAAACTGCCTTTCGAACTCCCGAAGAAGATCCCGGCTCCGGGATCGGTGACGTCGGCGATATATTCCGGGAGGTTGGTGCGATGCTACTAGCTGCCCAAGAACGCGCGCGCGAGGGGGCTACCGATGTCCGTCCCGGGGAGGGCCAATGGTGGACGACGGTACCTCGCTGGGGAGGGGGGCCGAACGATGGGCCAGAGGGCGAGCATCACGCCGAGGAGGATAGTAGCAACCACGAGAAGGAAAAACCGCATAAACGATCAAAATACGACCACCCGTTCCTGGCAATGCGGCGACCACGGAGGATGTCGAATGCAGAAAGGTGGAGCATTGTGCAGCCGGGGCAAAGTCTCTGGGAGAAAAAGATGAAGTATATGCAGATCGGAAAGACCGTGGGTAGTCTATACGATGATGTATGCTTACCAACCCCCTGCCCGTGAGAAATACCATCTAACAACTTGACAGATCTACATGGTGTCCTCAATCAACCACCACATCTCCATCCTGCACCTACGCGTTCACCGTCGATATCTCGAAATCGTAACGACGGGAGAGAGCGACTGCACAACCGAGTCTGACGGAGACCAACCGTGGTACGAGTTGAAGCTGCGGCGGACGAGGTGGTATGACTTCTTCGAGGCGAAGGATCGGGTTGAGGCGTTTGAGGGCATATGGCGGATTTTCCATTATAACTTGCGGAGGGTGTAATTACGTGCATTTATGTTTGAGTGATTTTTATTCTCTACTCATACCCGGAATGAAGTTTGGATGGTATTTTTGCATGGATGATGGGTATCTGGTAGTTGTACATACATCTTCATTCAATCTATCAGCTTCCCGCTGTAAGCAACCATTCTATAATATAACCGGTTCGAAGAACGCACCCTGCAACCAAGATCATCTTCCAATGTTTTCGGCTCGCTGCTCTAGGAAATCTTCTGTACGCTTCGTTGCGGCCCGACTTTCTCCATACTTCACGGACCAATATACTAGTAGTCTAGTATTGGGGTTGCGAACGTTCGCGTCTCTCGTTGTTCTGTAGCGTGCTAGTCAAACGGCCCACTCACAACATCATAAATGGGCTAGCTTCGTCCAAAATAGAGTAACAAGCTTCGTTGACGATAAGCAGTCTGAGTTGACGAAACATGCGGCCACAGGCTCTTGTGTTTGAAGAAGGTGACAATGTCAATAGTGACGAATACGCAGCAGCCGATATGCATGAAGCGTCTCTCGGAAGCTTGGAAAGTGTGACAAGCATACGGTTAAGTACTCGCAGAATATAGACATGTCTGTTTTGAGTGGAATTGGATGATGCAAAATATAGCTCCTTTGCTAAAATGCCGTTCGTTTCAATCTCCATGGTTGAGACGAGACTTGATTCGAGGTGGCTAGCTATGAGTTGAGTACGTACCCAGCACAGTGGGCGTGTTTTGAACACAGCACAATAGAACGCCCCGGGCCGTGGGTGACGAAGATAATCACAATGTGTCTAGATCAGTCCAAGGCAGTTGATCCTTCCAATCGAAGTGTGTCTTGCTTGGAGTTTTCCATGAGATTTCGATTCTCCTAATATAAGGAACGAATATGCCATGCTTGCGTCTTGTAGTTGGCGCCATGGAAGACCAAAGTTCTCACAGCCTGGGCTCTTCATCTTAGGAGAATGCATGAATTGTAATCGATACAGCTCTCTTATTGAGTATGGCTTCCTTTCTCAAGATGCTTTGTGGCTGTTTTCAATATGAAGCAAGCAGCATTTGATAATACGATGTCACACTCCTTCAAAAGTTCAAAGCATTGCCATAGTGGGTTTTACTTGATGCTTGCAGTGCATGGTTTTTGCAATTCATGCACTAAAATATTGGACTTACTGAAGGCAAACAACGCTCTTTTATGCTTTCCGTCCTTGTCCACATTGCCATGGTACAAGACACGCCTGGAATTTGAGTCGGGTATCACCTCTATGGATTTTCCGTGCTATAAAAGGTATGGTCCTCGTTATCGCTGAAAATTCAAGCGGAGGTCGCACGAGCGAACACCTTCAGTACTTTAGGTTTCGGAATTGGAAGCACCAACCAAGATGTGTTTAACCGTTTGATGGGGTGCTGATAAGTCTTGGAAGTTTTTTCCCGCTGATGGGGTTGTTCAGTAGTACCAGGAGAAAAGACAAGCATTGGCTTTTGATCCTTAGGGTCGGCCTTTGTATCGGTCGAAGCCGATCCCGCAAGAGTATATACAACCTTATCACCGGATTCGCAAGTGCGTCAGTCAGCCCTGATCTCTCAATATGTTATGTCTTGCGTGTGTCCTATGAGCTCCAGCACATCCTCAAGACCGATAACAATATAACTAGGCCATTGTAATAAAAATAATTGCCTGTGTGAGGTATGATTGAGCTGGGTGGTCAATATGCCTATGTTCGCGGCAGCGTTTTCAGAAAGACTGTCCTCGAAAGTCGTACTCGGAGTGTAACTATAAGCACAATGTCGACCATCCTCCCTTATACTCGATCTTCAGTACGAACTTCGTCTCACCACTGTAAAGTGGGAGCTATCTAGACACGCCATACTGTAGCACTTCTTGATGCTGTCTCGGCCAGGACCTCATGTTTCCAGAAGACAACTGGACTTTATTGTCACTTCTGAATGTCATCATTGGGCACCACAGATACTGCAAGTTGCTATATTATGTTGCCCCAGCTGTGCTTACCCAGAGCCATTTTATATCCATCTTTGGCGAAGAATCTATTAGAGCGCTTGACTAATCTTTGATGCTTGAAGGAGTTTGTAAGATCCCTAATATTTCTTGTAGTCTTCCCCTTCAAACATAGAATCGCGGAGGAAAAACTGTCTGAGTTTGAAACTTGAGGGGGCCGTTGAGCCTGTCGTCCATTTATAGATCATCTCTCAATCGAGATGGTTCGTGAGAGGTCCAGTTCATCCCCGATATTCATTCCCGGCCGGCAGACTCTATCAGGTCGTCATTAGCAATCTTATAATGAGAGCTACCCCCCCTAGTATGTATAAAGCAATCGGACTCGTGGCTTTCAATCTCATGGCTTGGAGCCCTGTATGCTTTCGTCGACGTTGAATGTCGGTTCATGATGGAGATTGCCGATTTTATGAGACGAGAATGAGAACCACCGCTGTCTATCATTTTATATCTGGTTAAGAGAGTCTGATAATGCTGTTTCTATTACAAGAGATGGCCATGGCATGGTCTGACCATACAAGAGAGGGCGGTCCACGGGAACGAGATATACATATGGTTGCTTTGCATTGTTTTCCAAGAGGATTTTGTGTGCCCTTGACGCTCCCTCGCTtatctcctcatccttgaCGTAAGTTTAGCTTGCTCGCAGACCTATCTCTTACGTGCAGAACATTTCGTTGTGGATGGGCGGTAGCACCTTAATAACCCCTACTTTGGAATCATTGTAATACGTGAACCGGAAAGGCACGCCAAAGATCTCGCTCTTCTCATTGATCTTTTGCGCTGTGGCTTCAGGAATCTTGTGGATTGGGATGTTTTGGATGTTAAATGAGTTCTTGGGGTCTTCGAGGGCTGTGTAGGTAGAGTTGACGGTTTTGTGTACCGCTCTGAGGGATGTGAAGCGAATTTCGGTTATGTTTGGGTAGTCAGTATATGCTGATAAATGTGGCGCCCCGGATTTTGCTGGTGATATTGTTTGCGAGTTGATGATCTACTGTCATACTGACGATGTGTGACGATGCTGGCACGTGATGCATAGGCATGTTTACGTCTACATCCTGCTCATGTGACTGTCTTCAGGTAGAGCTAATCCACATACAAGTGCAGTACAAGGATGTCGCTGGTAGAAGTACCGAAATAGAACAGTACTCTACACCACACAGCATCACACAACGATCAATAAATGCACCCTCGCAGGAACTCCAACAAATACTCGAGGCCCGAGCACCCCCCAAGAATAATGCCGATCCAGTCAATCCCCCCAGAGCGCTCTCGGTATGGAGTATATGCATGCATCTGTATGTGATGCTATGTGTACTTACAAGTAGAGTCTACGTCAGCACGCACAGATCGCTCAACGTCAATATGGATGACAGGTATATTGATTGTTTCTGGAGATGCTCACGGATAGCAAATTGGCTGATCATAAACAGCTATTACTCGAAGAGGGAATACCGAGTTAACTAAACATGAGGGTATGTGATAAGCAAGCAAATCCATCGCTAAAAGTACCGACATCCCTACAAACCGAATCCTCGTACTTTTACAAGGGCATTCCCGGCATTGAACACGACTCCTGCATCCTGGCATCCCGGCAATCCTCAGCACTTTATGTGTTCCTACAGGGTAATTAACATCATCCTTTGTCTACCCCGTATAGCATATAGTTATGTCAGTAAGCGAGAGAGCGGAGATGACCGGCGCGATCGGGGGGCTGGCGGGTTCCAGACCGGTGGAATGTGATATATCGCGATGATGTTGTTTATCTTGTCAAAATACGGTACGGTAGGGTTTGCCAGCCAATTAGGTCTTGATCTGACTGCTATGGAGGATTGATGGCTGTACTTGACAGGCCAGTATGCTGTATAGGAAGTTGGTCCGATCGGGACAGATTGGGTTCGGATACATATCCCTAGGTAGTCGGTGTAGACCCCAGGGTATCTGAACACTGCAGTATCTACATACATACTTCGGAGTAGTACTACGGACTACAGGCACAGATTACAGAGGGTTATTGATGATGTTACACGTGACTGCACAACATCACCTCCGACGACTCCATAAGAAACGAATCCTCCGACCGCAGATCAACTGGAGAACGCACCGTTCCCTTGCTTCCCATGTCTGTGCACCAAACTGCAAGCGATCCTGCCTTGCAGATAACGTTGACAAATTGTACGTATGATTTTACGAGTTTTCTATGAGATCCTAGTGACATTCTACAAGTGTATAGTACAGTTAGAAGCAATGCCAGAAACAGTGGCAAATCATCGATCATTACTGTGTTTTCAGATTTCCGAGGAATTAAAATGAATAGGGGCTATTGATTCCAAACTATGGAGTACCGGACTAGTGGCAACTGCCGAGTCATATCCGGAGTCCGATATATCGCCAGCAAGATTCCGAAGGGGGATCCATAGGccaggaaaaaaaaaaaaaaaaccaaccCAACCCAACGTTCTGGCGCGATGCGACGGGGGCCCGTAACTTACCAAACCAGGAGATCCGTGGAAATCCTTGACGGGTTCCTGACCAGAACCGTGGATATGAGAACCCCTTGCTGTTAGACCTGTATTCTGTATAACCTGGCTTTTCCAGCAAGTTCCCGTATACAGCGTATACAGAGTTGTGACGGGTATCTGCTTCGGGCGTGAGTCTGCATGGCATGGCCCCCTTGGGCTGGAATGTTTCAAAATCATGAAGAGGGAGTAGTGGTGGGAGTAGTAGGAGTGAGTAATATTCCATTCCTGAAATCCAGAGAATATGAAGTCTCCGGCCATATGGCTGCTAGTCTCGCTCTATTGTGTCTATTGGAGTCGGACCATGCTACTATACGACAGAAAGCTCAGCTGCTCCAtaaattttctttttcgtctCCACCCGATAGTCATCTATCAAAAAAAGTAGAAGAAAAAACGATCTGTCAATTCAATGCTGGTGTTTGTCCACTTactggaaagaaaagaaaaagatagAAGACTGGAAGAATCCTGGGAGAAGGACTGGCAGATCACTACGTACTGCGCACAATAATATCTGTAATTGTGACTGAGTTGTGCCCTCtttcccctcttcttctctcatatgttcttctgttcttctcatcttctcatcttttccctcttgtctctccctcctctcctcttttcttACTCGTACTAACCCACTGGGCCGCTTGAATCGCTCTGATCGACCCGATAATCAACCAccgtctcctcttctccctaaCTAACTCCcgctctctctctttcttctctcgtTTTTTCTTGTTATCTTTCTGCTCATTTCCCATTCTCGACGgcttggttttttttttttttttttttgcttttctgtGCTCATCCTAAGGACGCCAACTTGCCACTGAGAGTTAACTTTTCGGCCACACCGAttgtcttttcctttccccatcTGTTCATGGGATAGTCCGGCTGGAGCTACCTGACTAGCTAGTACGTCttgcctctttcttcttttctcctccgACCTGATCGGATAGCGCGACCGCCACAATCGCTTCTGGGGAATTTTTAATGATTCAACACACTGGCTTTTGGTGATACTTACACTTTCTTTATTATAGACCTTTCTTTgttattttta
This sequence is a window from Aspergillus chevalieri M1 DNA, chromosome 5, nearly complete sequence. Protein-coding genes within it:
- a CDS encoding uncharacterized protein (COG:S;~EggNog:ENOG410PJ3R), giving the protein MFGLFGGLGLPVGTDPERERPPPSVPTPLDFPIYNLPDSTEEDAESALKDLYNALVSIKRPQDITSSRFRAFNLKVEWEVPASRIVRHDTTSSVPPLPWEDNASGEGGQDGKPALMGNDNRYPDKERFETLRNELLVENDDGFREVSRMPPREGRQRVRIAQTRKFWAGFERMALYWDTSLDNYFERPSTPKQQPEDKRDKMQMDNENTQISERNTTMDVDQPAQTNGSNTNNDSGSRTPVARYTGRRVGAGHEMPEDAREETVRAFVEMAAWPFGCQVSIPTLPPRLAIKTLLFPVRMSFEAGRSPKDRTQARSGVLEGPVFVGQCRAETAFRTPEEDPGSGIGDVGDIFREVGAMLLAAQERAREGATDVRPGEGQWWTTVPRWGGGPNDGPEGEHHAEEDSSNHEKEKPHKRSKYDHPFLAMRRPRRMSNAERWSIVQPGQSLWEKKMKYMQIGKTVGSLYDDIYMVSSINHHISILHLRVHRRYLEIVTTGESDCTTESDGDQPWYELKLRRTRWYDFFEAKDRVEAFEGIWRIFHYNLRRV